A genomic stretch from Erigeron canadensis isolate Cc75 chromosome 9, C_canadensis_v1, whole genome shotgun sequence includes:
- the LOC122581778 gene encoding bZIP transcription factor 17, with amino-acid sequence MSDDLPAVSAAVDQLDPLSSLPIPSSIFSDDLSFSDDFLSFNFDDADQFFNSDFDPHQDDLNDVVFDPSSGINNNNNNLSDVSQFLNFPLSPVDHVSDEIIENIDYNINNNNNNNNNNNNNNNNNNNNNNNNNDSNYINIIDNDSNSNKNDNSDLVSPQFPVSSSQGSGSGNCGSGGIEGDANCDSCGSPESGNSVVEQKVVKKELLSGSNFVLKRKNDENLECKTNKYRKSNEMTETNEMMSGMENLDEKKKARLIRNRESAQLSRQRKKHYVEELEDKVRMMHSTIQDLNARISYFAAENATLKQQMVAGGGGGVGMPNMMYPPHPGMAPIGYPWMPCPPYVVKSQGSQVPLVPIPRLKPQQQNGGVSSLEKTKKVDVKRSESGVKSKVKTKKVASVSFLGLLLFVLMFGGLVPMMNVKFGEKSGMTSDGYKFYDRGYPGRVLMGDEHVNGSNHRTGIGKGRTHEDNGSEPLVASLYVPRNDKLVKIDGNLIIHSVLASEKAMANKEKPGMTKKEDDGSAGALDLVPAISVPAVGRNGGRQPHMYRTSNERQRALPSDKENLKSNPADGKLQQWFREGLAGPMLSSGMCTEVFQFDVSTAIVPATSVVNITAENLHNSTYISTVKNRRILHGLPIPLPSSTTNITKERVSSHDSKHEDLHKNGNVSSMVVSVLFDPREAGDSGDVEGMMGGKSFSRIFVVVLLDSVKYVTYSCMLPLKGGSHLVTA; translated from the exons ATGTCCGACGACCTGCCGGCCGTCTCCGCCGCCGTCGATCAGCTCGATCCATTATCCTCCTTACCAATTCCGTCGTCCATATTCTCCGACGACCTATCATTTTCCGACGATTTCCTCTCCTTCAACTTCGACGACGCCGATCAGTTTTTCAATTCTGATTTCGATCCTCATCAGGACGACCTAAACGACGTCGTTTTCGATCCTTCTTCaggtattaataataataataataatttatcagATGTTTCTCAATTTCTTAATTTTCCGTTATCTCCGGTGGATCATGTTAGTGATGAAATTATAGAAAATATTGATTataatatcaataataataataataataataataataataataataataataataataataataataataataataataataatgatagtaattatattaatattattgataatgatagtaatagtaataagaATGATAATAGCGATTTAGTATCTCCGCAATTTCCGGTATCCTCGTCGCAAGGTTCGGGTTCCGGAAATTGCGGTTCGGGTGGAATCGAAGGTGATGCGAATTGTGATAGTTGTGGATCACCGGAATCTGGTAATTCGGTTGTGGAACAGAAGGTTGTTAAGAAGGAATTGTTATCAGGGAGTAATTTCgtgttgaaaagaaaaaatgatgaaaatttgGAATGTAAAACGAATAAATATCGAAAAAGTAACGAAATGACTGAGACGAATGAGATGATGAGTGGAATGGAGAATTTGGATGAGAAGAAGAAAGCTAGGTTGATCAGGAATAGAGAGAGTGCACAGTTGAGTAGGCAAAGGAAGAAGCATTATGTTGAAGAGTTGGAAGATAAAGTGAGGATGATGCATTCGACTATACAGGATTTGAATGCTAGGATTAGTTATTTTGCTGCCGAGAATGCGACTTTGAAGCAACAAATGGTGGCagggggtggtggtggtgtgggtATGCCGAATATGATGTATCCGCCTCATCCTGGGATGGCTCCAATTGGGTATCCATGGATGCCGTGTCCTCCTTATGTAGTTAAGTCACAAGGGTCTCAGGTTCCGTTGGTACCAATTCCTAGGTTGAAACCACAGCAGCAGAATGGTGGGGTGTCTTCTTTGGAGAAAACGAAGAAGGTTGATGTTAAGAGAAGTGAAAGCGGTGTGAAAAGTAAGGTGAAGACGAAGAAAGTTGCAAGTGTGAGTTTTCTtgggttgttgttgtttgtgttgATGTTTGGTGGGTTGGTTCCGATGATGAATGTGAAGTTCGGTGAGAAGTCTGGTATGACGAGTGATGGTTATAAGTTTTATGATCGGGGGTATCCAGGGAGGGTGTTGATGGGTGATGAGCATGTTAATGGCAGTAATCATAGGACAGGGATTGGTAAAGGGCGAACTCATGAGGATAATGGTAGTGAGCCTCTTGTGGCATCTCTCTATGTTCCGAGGAATGATAAGCTTGTGAAAATTGATGGGAATCTGATAATTCATTCTGTTCTGGCGAGTGAAAAAGCTATGGCGAATAAAGAAAAACCTGGCATGACTAAGAAGGAAGATGATGGGTCGGCAGGCGCTCTTGATTTGGTTCCTGCTATCTCTGTTCCAGCAGTGGGAAGGAATGGTGGAAGACAGCCGCATATGTATAGGACTTCAAATGAGCGTCAAAGAGCTCTTCCGTCTGACAAGGAAAATCTGAAGTCAAATCCTGCTGATGGTAAACTGCAGCAATGGTTTCGTGAAGGCCTTGCTG GACCTATGTTGAGCTCAGGAATGTGTACTGAAGTCTTCCAGTTTGATGTATCCACAGCCATAGTACCCGCCACCTCAGTTGTCAACATTACCGCAGAAAACCTCCACAATTCAACTTACATCTCCACTGTGAAGAACAGAAGGATTCTCCATGGTCTTCCTATACCCCTTCCAAGCTCGACGACCAACATCACAAAAGAACGAGTATCGAGTCATGACTCAAAACACGAGGACCTCCACAAAAATGGTAACGTTTCATCAAT